One Plasmodium sp. gorilla clade G2 genome assembly, chromosome: 12 genomic window carries:
- a CDS encoding nucleus export protein BRR6, putative encodes MNESENKLPLIPLKESKHFTCSDGDDDEENDTINLENNSNDLVNGFQNFLISNGSNNGSCKGTKTKKDDALIRKENYRNLNLLKKKKNFIRKDAYGSNNLVLGGLRNNSKKLSMKRKFLWNCIDQNTNVSELSYIKDFENNNSFLHENNGHHLVLYDNKFRDYYPRYIKEERGDRIRNFFVYSPDIIQRWIRVIFNIIITSLIVTLIYYIFISVREDINKKVAIQVQNVKEESNSCRKQYNAHKCGTVNLPLLNEKCEEWAKCMKTDHKLYQDISFLSAQMLGQIINTFIVQFEWKSICVIAFIFLLIFIGSNYALSIGGYRSNNDYNSTYPNLNNNYNNLNNNNNMSPYPCYPFYPIMPQPFNYNNSGNPSIDIPLMNCMSSQNKFYRNSSFNRNPYTNNFMNNFHHNLNENDMGTHSPPRNKDFNETYSSSKKDQKRSSKKLGFLKYLSRD; translated from the coding sequence ATGAATGAAAGCGAAAACAAGCTGCCTCTTATTCCTTTAAAAGAATCGAAACATTTTACATGCAGTGATggagatgatgatgaagagaATGACACGATAAATCTTGAAAACAATTCTAATGATTTAGTAAATGGatttcaaaattttttaataagtaATGGTTCTAATAATGGATCATGTAAAGGTACCAAAACTAAGAAAGATGATGCTTtaataagaaaagaaaattatcgtaatttaaatttattaaaaaaaaagaagaattttATAAGAAAGGATGCATATGGAAGTAATAATTTAGTGTTAGGTGGTTTAAgaaataatagtaaaaaattaagtatgaaaagaaaatttttatgGAATTGTATAGATCAGAATACAAATGTATCTGAATTATCTTATATTAAAGATTtcgaaaataataattcatttctTCATGAAAATAATGGACATCATCTGGTTttgtatgataataaatttagAGATTATTATCcaagatatataaaagaagaacGTGGAGATAGAATACGTAACTTTTTTGTATACTCACCTGATATTATACAAAGATGGATAAGagtaatatttaatattattataacatcATTAATAGTaacattaatttattatatatttatatctgtaagagaagatataaataaaaaagtagcTATACAAGTTCAAAATGTAAAAGAAGAATCAAATTCTTGTAGAAAACAATATAATGCTCATAAATGTGGTACTGTAAATTTAcctttattaaatgaaaaatgtgAAGAATGGGCTAAATGTATGAAAACTGATCATAAATTATATCAAgatatatcctttttatcTGCTCAAATGTTAGGAcaaattattaatacatttattGTACAATTTGAATGGAAAAGTATATGTGTAATtgcttttatatttcttttaatttttattggTAGTAATTATGCTTTATCTATCGGAGGTTATAGAtctaataatgattataattcTACATATccaaatttaaataataattataataatcttaataacaataataatatgtctCCTTATCCTTGTTATCCTTTCTATCCTATAATGCCACAAccatttaattataataattcagGAAATCCAAGTATTGACATCCCTCTTATGAATTGTATGTCATctcaaaataaattttatagaaATAGTAGCTTTAATAGAAATCCTTATACTAATAATTTCATGaataattttcatcataatttaaatgaaaatgatatggGCACACATTCGCCTCCAAGAAATAAAGACTTTAACGAGACATACAGCTCTTCAAAAAAAGATCAAAAGAGAAGTTCAAAAAAATTGGGATTCTTAAAATATCTCTCAAGGGATTAA
- a CDS encoding cAMP-dependent protein kinase regulatory subunit translates to MGNVCTWRQGKEKAGEDNSQVIKDKELQNEFKTFEQKMRNNKKNAHEGDMNNDGEDDRYKFSRGFSLSKKPGKTKITITKTDSEILDGLDYSEMSKQVLMTLNKKNILNEDASSDGNDTDCHTMFDRKEIERKVLDLESIHFIQKKRLSVSAEAYGDWNKKIDNFIPKVYKKDEKEKAKIREALNESFLFNHLNKKEFEIIVNAFFDKNVEKGVNIINEGDYGDLLYVIDQGEVEIYKTKENNKKEVLTVLKSKDVFGELALLYNSRRAASATALTKCHLWALDRESFTYIIKDMVAKKRKMYEDILSHVNILKDMDPYERCKVADCLKSKSYNDGEIIIKEGEEGDTFFILIDGNAVASKDNKVIKTYAKGDYFGELALLKNKPRAATIKAQNFCQVVYLDRKSFKRLLGPIEDILHRNVENYKQVLNELGLDTTCIDEN, encoded by the exons ATGGGCAATGTGTGCACATG GAGACAAGGGAAAGAAAAAGCAGGTGAAGATAATTCACAAGtaataaaagataaagaatTACAAAACGAGTTTAAAACATTCGaacaaaaaatgagaaataataaaaaaaatgctCATGAAGGAGATATGAATAATGATGGTGAAGATGATAGATATAAATTTTCCAGAGGTTTTTCATTAAGTAAAAAACCAGGCAAAACTAAAATAACGATTACCAAAACGGATAGTGAAATATTAGATGGATTGGATTATTCTGAAATGAGTAAACAAGTTCTTATgactttaaataaaaaaaatatactta ATGAAGATGCTTCGAGCGATGGTAACGACACAGATTGTCACACCATGTTCGATAGAAAAGAAATAGAGAGAAAGGTATTGGATTTAGAAAGTATTCATTTCATACAGAAGAAAAGATTATCTGTGAGTGCAGAGGCATATGGTGACTGGAATAAAAAGATTGATAATTTTATTCCTAAGGTTTATAAGaaagatgaaaaagaaaaggcCAAGATAAGAGAAGCATTGAATGAATCGTTTTTGTttaatcatttaaataaGAAAGAATTTGAAATTATTGTAAATGcattttttgataaaaatgtAGAGAAAGgtgttaatattataaatgaagGAGATTATGgagatttattatatgttatagaTCAAGGTGAAGTTGAAATctataaaacaaaagaaaataataaaaaagaagtatTAACAGTATTAAAATCTAAAGATGTTTTTGGAGAATTAgccttattatataattccaGAAGAGCTGCATCAGCAACAGCTTTAACTAAATGTCATTTATGGGCCTTAGATAGAGAatcttttacatatataatcaaAGATATGGTTgcaaagaaaagaaaaatgtatGAAGATATTCTTAGtcatgtaaatatattaaaagatatgGATCCATATGAAAGATGTAAAGTTGCTGATTGCTTGAAATCTAAAAGTTATAACGATGgagaaattattattaaagaaGGAGAAGAAGGagatacattttttatacttATAGATGGAAATGCTGTCGCTTCTAAAGATAATAAAGTTATCAAAACATATGCAAAAGGAGATTATTTTGGAGAATTAGCTCTTCTCAAAAATAAACCAAGAGCTGCTACTATAAAAGCACAAAATTTTTGTCAAGTCGTCTATTTAGATAGAAAAAGTTTCAAAAGATTATTAGGACCCATTGAGGATATATTACATAGAAATGTTGAAAATTACAAACAAGTTCTGAACGAATTAGGTTTGGATACAACTTGTATTGatgaaaattaa
- a CDS encoding DNA gyrase subunit A has protein sequence MSFKFSIVFVLYLIFLLKFNKRFFFLKSEKIISYINTQVPNYSSSPPFFLKKNEAKNNIKKCYLIKRNGYRNIGKKNASNGFVLNFKSNGSTYKDNVFSCVSLCCEKKKRKNLQDHYDLKAKKKEKTYELSDIKNNEKKKEDIVNGSNNITKDELDNINNNINESRKLIKGEYYDVEICEILSKSFLSYANFLILNRCLCDYRDGLKTVQRRIIWSMYEINKGIDKKGYKKCARIVGEVIGKYHPHGDKSVYDALVRLAQKHHNNNLLIKGYGNFGSVEYNAAAMRYTEAKISSFCYDILLDEINDENVEYIKNFDGNEREPKVLCSKIPLLLINGCSGIAVSILSSIPCHNLIDVANCCINFLINENITNDELFHIIKGPDFSTGGIIISKYDILKNIYNTGKGNFEIRSNVFFEYIKNDKKVITKHINDLSSIENSDIDKLTKKIIIKNLPPNVKPNELIENIINLLNDKKNEHDNILLRIRDESEKEDMRIVLELKKHSQIEQIHNFVSYLFKYTNMQISYHCNFVCIGYENTYTQFSLKSFIQLWCNNRIKFIKKNYEIKNKNLQKQVNIIDLYLIIQNKILDIITFFQKNQNIEQIKLYLKNNFKLNPEQIKYILSIKLQKLINIKNIDFISQRNKIMDQIKLNDEIINNVHNIKNLIIQELIYIKNKYGIHNLNKQFVIPSTPKYKYSYINSEYHPNSFKNKQIIDTYNTLPTNDNNINENNYTHDLPHTDNVTNDKNVVETNEHKNIYISNDISNNIKNNDKNIYVPKSQNSDNMMPYRNTYIDSLDNSMKDIYNNDEVLILITYGGYIKKIKINEKLKNHSNNIIKLSNVKYILKENEEKLNENNKRLKFNDLQKGNEEDKYKDNEQKENNDMDDNINKNMKEEKNDNINIQDNNNNNNNNNNNNDILLNEGEYNSYKIKKSILVRNRDKILLTDNYNKAFLLNVYDLHLSSYDSKGTPINQIIHSSKNITGITKFQENKKYLIVCSENGKMKVINNDVFLKRKKKGIKLFKNKKNIYFSYCNFNDNCIVGTKNGYIIQFPLSSFKISKKNSLGNKCISLAKNDKVVDLLSYENNEKNMKNYKIIFVTKNGFGKMINLNELKIQKKKGKGHRIMKFKKAKTRKDNKKDIEKKQNNVSNNKEKEKDKDKDKDIPSNNDDNNIIHNTKVDEFLGFKLYDMNKQNEKDTLVMITDHAVLIRKNMSLLKEKNKKHSSQIYAKMNKINQLVYFDII, from the coding sequence atgtcgTTTAAATTTTCCATTGTTTTTGTTctgtatttaatatttttattgaaaTTTAATAagaggtttttttttttaaaaagtgaaaaaattatcagttatataaatacacaaGTCCCGAATTATAGTAGCAGccctcctttttttttaaaaaaaaacgaggctaaaaataatattaaaaaatgctATTTAATAAAGAGAAATGGGTATAGGAatataggaaaaaaaaatgcgtCAAATGGGtttgttttaaattttaagAGTAATGGTTCAACATATAAAGACAATGTGTTTAGTTGTGTATCATTGTGTTGtgaaaagaagaaaagaaaaaatttgcAAGATCATTATGATTTGAAGGCgaagaagaaagaaaagaCATATGAATTaagtgatataaaaaataatgaaaaaaaaaaagaggatATAGTTAATGGatctaataatataacaaaagaTGAAttggataatataaataataatataaatgaaagtCGGAAATTGATCAAAGGTGAATATTATGATGTTGAAATTTGTgaaatattatcaaaaagTTTTTTATCTTATGcgaattttttaatattaaatagatGTTTATGTGATTATCGTGATGGATTAAAAACAGTACAAAGACGTATAATATGGAGTAtgtatgaaataaataaaggtattgataaaaaaggatataaaaaatgtgcTAGAATTGTTGGTGAGGTCATTGGTAAATATCATCCACATGGTGATAAGAGTGTATATGATGCTCTAGTTAGATTAGCTCAAAaacatcataataataatttgttgATAAAAGGTTATGGTAATTTTGGTTCTGTTGAATATAATGCTGCAGCTATGAGATATACTGAAGCCAAAATTTCTAGTTTTTGttatgatattttattagatgaaataaatgatgaaaatgttgaatacataaaaaattttgatgGGAATGAAAGAGAACCTAAAGTATTATGTAGTAAAATTcccttattattaattaatggTTGTTCAGGTATTGCTGTGAGTATTTTAAGTAGTATACCTTGTCATAATTTAATTGATGTTGCAAATTgttgtattaattttttaataaatgaaaacatTACAAATGATGAATtgtttcatattattaaaggACCCGATTTTTCAACCGGTGGTATTATTATAAgcaaatatgatatattaaaaaatatatataatactggTAAAGGGAATTTTGAAATAAGAAGTAAtgtattttttgaatatataaagaatgataaaaaagTTATTACAAAACATATTAATGATTTATCATCTATAGAAAATTCAGATATAGATAAATTaaccaaaaaaattattattaaaaatttaccACCAAATGTAAAACCAAACGAActtatagaaaatattattaatttattaaatgataaaaaaaatgaacatgaTAATATCTTATTAAGAATCAGAGATGAAAGTGAAAAAGAAGATATGAGAATAGTacttgaattaaaaaaacataGTCAAATTGAACAGATACATAATTTcgtatcatatttatttaaatatactaATATGCAAATTAGTTATCATTGTAATTTTGTTTGTATAGGTTATGAAAATACATACACAcaattttctttaaaatcTTTTATACAATTATGGTGTAATAATcgtataaaatttattaaaaaaaattatgaaataaaaaataaaaatttacaaaaGCAAGTAAATATTATTGACCTATATCtaattatacaaaataaaatacttgATATTATAAccttttttcaaaaaaatcaaaatattgaacaaataaaattatatttaaaaaataatttcaaaCTTAACCCTgaacaaattaaatatatattatctataaaattacaaaaactaatcaatattaaaaatatcgATTTTATAAGtcaaagaaataaaataatggatcaaattaaattaaatgacgaaattataaataatgttcataatattaaaaatctTATAATACaagaattaatatatatcaaaaataaatatggaaTCCATAATTTAAACAAACAATTTGTGATTCCATCAACaccaaaatataaatattcatatattaatagtgAATATCATCCAAAcagttttaaaaataaacaaatcatagatacatataataCACTACctacaaatgataataatataaatgagaaCAATTATACACATGATCTACCTCATACTGATAATGTaacaaatgataaaaatgtagTAGAAACAaatgaacataaaaatatatatatatctaatgatatatcaaataatataaaaaataatgataaaaatatttatgttccAAAAAGTCAAAATAGTGATAATATGATGCCTTAtagaaatacatatattgatTCTTTAGATAATAGCATGaaagatatttataataatgatgaggTACTGATATTAATTACATATGGAgggtatattaaaaaaataaaaattaatgagaaattaaaaaatcactcaaacaatataataaaattatcaaatgtgaaatatattttaaaagaaaatgaagaaaaattaaatgaaaataataagcGCCTAAAATTTAATGATTTACAAAAAGGAAATGAAGAGGACAAATATAAGGATAatgaacaaaaagaaaataatgacatggatgataatataaataagaatatgaaagaagaaaaaaatgataatataaatatacaagataataataataataataataataataataataataatgatatattattaaatgaaggGGAATATAAtagttataaaataaaaaaaagtattctTGTAAGAAATAgagataaaatattattaacagataattataataaagcaTTTCTCTTAAATGTTTATGATTTACATTTATCGTCATATGATTCTAAAGGTACACCCATTAATCAAATAATTCATTCATCTAAAAATATTACTGGTATAACAAAATttcaagaaaataaaaaatatttaattgtaTGTAGTGAAAATGGAAAAATGAAAGTAATCAATAATGATGTATTtctaaaaaggaaaaaaaaaggtatcaagctatttaaaaataaaaaaaatatttatttcagttattgtaattttaatgataatTGTATAGTAGGAACCAAAAATGGTTATATTATACAATTCCCATTAAGTAGTTTTAAAATATCCAAGAAAAATTCTTTAggaaataaatgtattagCCTTgcaaaaaatgataaagtagttgatttattatcatatgaaaataatgaaaaaaacatgaaaaattataaaatcatATTCGTAACTAAAAATGGATTTGGAAAAATGATTAATttgaatgaattaaaaattcaaaaaaaaaaaggaaaaggtCATAGAATCATGAAATTTAAAAAAGCAAAAACAAGAAAGGATAACAAAAaggatatagaaaaaaaacaaaacaatgTAAGTAATAATAAGGAGAAGGAGAAAGATAAAGATAAAGATAAAGATATACCatcaaataatgatgataataatattatacataatacTAAAGTGGATGAATTTTTAGGTTtcaaattatatgatatgaataaacaaaatgaaaaagatacACTTGTTATGATTACTGACCATGCTGTacttataagaaaaaatatgtcATTATTAAAAGAGAAGAATAAAAAACACTCTTCTCAAATTTATgcaaaaatgaataaaataaatcaattGGTTTATTTTGACATAATCtga
- a CDS encoding glideosome-associated protein 45, translated as MGNKCSRSKVKEPKRKDIDELAERENLKKQSEEIIEEKPEEVVEQVEEAHEEPLDQEEELEEQKIEEEEEEPEQVPKEEIDYATQENKSFEEKHLEDLERSNSDIYSESQKFDNASDKLETGTQLTLSTEATGAVQQITKLSEPTHEESIYFTYRSVTPCDMNKLDETAKVFSRRCGCDLGERHDENACKICRKIDLSDTPLLS; from the coding sequence ATGGGAAATAAATGTTCAAGAAGCAAAGTAAAGGAACCCAAACGTAAAGATATTGATGAATTAGCTGAACgtgaaaatttaaaaaagcaATCTGAAGAAATAATTGAAGAAAAACCAGAAGAAGTTGTCGAACAAGTAGAAGAAGCACATGAAGAACCTCTTGATCAAGAGGAAGAACTTGAGGAACAGAAaatagaagaagaagaagaagaaccTGAACAAGTAccaaaagaagaaatagatTATGCAACTcaagaaaataaatcattTGAAGAAAAACATTTAGAAGATTTAGAAAGATCTAATTCAGATATATATTCAGAATCTCAAAAATTTGATAATGCTAGTGATAAATTAGAGACAGGAACTCAATTAACCTTATCTACTGAAGCCACTGGTGCCGTACAACAAATAACCAAATTAAGTGAACCCACCCATGAagaaagtatatattttacttatAGATCTGTAACACCTTGTGACATGAATAAACTCGATGAAACTGCTAAAGTTTTTTCAAGAAGATGTGGATGTGATCTTGGTGAACGTCATGATGAAAATGCATGTAAAATATGTAGAAAAATTGATTTATCCGATACACCTTTGTTGAGCTAA